Part of the Neoarius graeffei isolate fNeoGra1 chromosome 15, fNeoGra1.pri, whole genome shotgun sequence genome is shown below.
taaattgtagaagtctgggaggcttgctcgtcatacagttatcaacttggggccaatttagcatgttttaaatctgaatttcttgcgtttgcttacctcaaagtgtccgcagatcatgcacagacttatccattatatccacagttttttgccaagtctctcaCACAGgtatctttcaagtctactgttgagccaataaatcataaacaaaacagctcagatttgtttgtttaagtcgtttgccactccactttattctcgtgggttcacataccgctgccgttatttccccctaatcacgagtttgttggtcttccaaaatggcgcagggtctgtttacttccggtttcgggtgacgtcagtgaaatccctctattgttttgggataaagcattggcagtgggaggggtattcaatgagaatctcagttcagtcccatgcggattcgcaagtgctgtgatgtattgtaagagatcagcttacatttcgatttaattcattacatacggtttctaccagcttttttaggctacgttcacactgcaggctgaagtgactcaaatccgatcttttcgcccatatgtgacctgtatccgatcttttattgacaatatgaacgacacagatccgattttttcaaatccgacccaggccgtttggatatgtggtcctaattccgattcctatccgctcttttcatatgcgacttcagtctgaaccgccaggtcgcattcatccgacttacacgtcatcaacaagccacaaacgtcactattctgcactgaagtaggcggcgggtctctcaaaaaagttacaacaacatggcgcatgaccacgggcacagatagagggtgggacgagtcagatttaaattcacctcgttcggtcccccccacttatagggaggaaaaaacgtctatgctgtctttctttgcataaggcaaacctcacggaaaaatcaaaagactaattaccattcggtttattgaggtgcacagcagtgtatacatagttgcaacaactcacataaaacaaaacaaagactgatattcggttggttgagctgcgcagactgcacaggttgcgagctcgagcttggttgctatggtaacctacaacaagtttgacaggcatattggggttggtttgctggcagctttgtccccccccagttttttgtccctcccagttcaaaaaacgtatctgcgcccctgcgcatgacatcaatgcgagggacgcttcgggctgtgaaggttctgaatcttctcaatggaaggacgcagaggttagggagctgatttccatttgggggggatgcagctattcaagctagattggatgggtcataccgcaaccaggcggttttacttccgtaaacactggccatgctcactgcgtgtgacgtcgtcgtatcctgcaatgcgcatgcggaacacttttaggtcgcttttcgttcatactgaggatcacatacaagtcgcatatatttgttaatgtgaacgacctcacaaaaaaatcggatttcacaaaaaaatcggaattgagcattaagccttgcagtgtgaacgtagcgtcagTTTGTATCCAAACTgggctgggcagacactgtgcgatttttggcccaattttgacacgattttcactcgtgcgactattttggagatcgggccgatttttggctcaatcgtgcgtctcggatcgtgtagtatacatggggtaacgacaagcgattaacacctcacgacctcctcccgatcgatcggatgaaaatcaaacatgtttgaaatcctggtcgcccctcgtgaggctatcgcactgttgaagcagtgtcacgagccgatttacctcaacctgtcacactacacatgcgcgaacacagatacggaagagaaaacaaacactgagcagcacttccggtctcctcctcttcttcacgtagatgggatttatggctctttgatgggatccgcatctttgtgatccgttctttgaaaagagccgttcaaaagactggctcatttggctcttttttaaaatatttattcagttttaagaagacagcatctaaagaagccagatccctctgcttagacagtgacatcaatatttctggatataccttttatataaagcaacctagacttacattattgtaacccctaaacgctcataaataaccattaaaaaacaatgagggcttcaatgaatgtccatgcagaacggcttttctgtaaaaaaaaaaaagaacccactcaagaacatagttatcaagaacgcaagaatattttatagaaaaacacttgttttacaaaaacatttaagtctgagatacaaaacagataaataaataaataaaatacacaaaaatggaacaaacaaaatgacgatagaataaattaaatgaacgtccgtgcaaagtagttttcccccaatattatcattaatatcacacaacattataaactatctgaaacacagtacagaaaaagaacgacagaaagaacggctcccccagctcgagactcggttctcatcgttcatgcctaggagccgttcaaaagaatcggttcgttcgcgaacgtcacaacactatatcacgttgcagttccggatacaagaatctggaagtatggaagtacagtgtgagcagtcagatcgcatccgagcatcggatcgtatagtgtgagaacaggaatcgtaagctgcgtgctgtttacccctgtgattcactcgtacagtgtgagcagcagctgaataccgcgattgaaaaaatcgcacagtgtctgcccagcctaAGCCGCACTACGGCGTCATGGGCTGACCCAAGTGCACAATCATAGGGGGTGgtcgcaaagttttttttttttgtttgtttgtttctctgtgcttcctaAATTGAAAGTAAATCAGACATAACAAGTGAAGGATTCATTATATAGCCATGGTTCAGGATGGCATATTATTTGTCTCATACTGATTTAATATGCCAAATATTGGGGGGGGACAGATTGGtactttcccaatattgggggggacatgtcccccccccagtgcctatggtggttacgcccatgcttgtggctgcaggttttcattccagccatgcagcagcacacctgacttggctcattcaatcaactgaactgtcttcacacagtcaaatacttgcagccacacccacccttgattaaagggtgggtgtgtcagttgattgaataagccaaatcagggtgctgctgcatggctggaatgaaaacctgcagccacacggccctttatggatcaggtttgacacccctgttctacagggtcgcaggcaagctggagcctatcccagctgactacgggcgaaaggcggggtacaccctggacaagtcgccaggtcatcacagggctgacacatagacacagacaaccattcacactcacattcacacctacggtcaatttagagtcaccagttaacctaacctgcatgtctttggactgtgggggaaaccggagcacccggaggaaacccacgcggacacggggagaacatgcaaactccacacagaaaggccctcgccggccccggggcttgaacccaggaccttcttgctgtgaggcgacagcgctaaccactacaccaccgtgccgccctgagatgagatgattattattattattattattattaaattgtagaagtctgggaggcttgctcctcatacagttatcaacttggggccaatttagcatgttttaaatctgaatttcttgcgtttgcttacctcaaagtgtccgcagatcatgcacagacttatccattatatccacagttttttgccaagtctcacacaggtttctttcaagtctactgttgggccaataaatcataaataaaacagctcagatttgtttgtttaagtcgtttgccactccactttattctcgtgggttcacataccgctgccgttatttccccctaatcacgagtttgttggtcttccaaaatggcgcagggtctgtttacttccggtttcaggtgacgtcagtgaaatctagCATGGCTTACCTCGTGGATTCTTAGCAATTTAACATCCCTGGCATGATGGACTGCCAGATAGATCTGAGGTTCATCGAAAATGAGAGCCTGAATTGTTATTTTAATAGACTAAGTTGGTATAATTACACCCTGCGTGTAAAGCAATGAGCTATTAACAAACGTGTGTGTTATAAATTGCCACATAGTTTATGCATAGAAGACAAAAACTACATGATACCAGAAGACTGTATTGAGAAATTATATATCTACTGTATCAATAACAAAATATTATTTAAGGGTCATTGTCTTAGTATATGGATAAAATCaatgtgtgtatttattttcttCCATGATTCCCCTGccattctagtgggttttttttttctttctcactcaggtaatctctctctctctctctctctctctctctctctctctctcacagctaaTTTATATTAACCCTGCTCTAAGGTAAGTATGGATAATCACATACATTCGTTAAAATCTAATCTTAGACGCAAGGCAGTGAAATCAGTGTTTAATTTACTGCAAGATATTGAGAATGCTGACCGGATTGATGACAGCCAGTTTGGCCGGATGACTAACGACTATCAAGTAAGAAAAATTGAATATTCTATAGTTCatgcaggaaaaaaaatcactttgaTATTACGCATGATGAGTTTAAAACATTTCCATTATTCTTTTCTTCTAGAACACCATGCAAGTTGCAGTACAAATGAGGTCACCTGACGCCCAACCTACAGGTAGGAATACTACAGTGATCTCTCTCTTTTTACCTTGACATATGTACCATTTTTTTGCTACTAATCTACTGCTACTAATCTACTGTGGACATCACAGGGCCCACAGACCTGCCGAGCGGTTTACGGCCTGTACCCACTTACAACCCAGTGTCCAGCCAACCAGTCAGTCATCAGTCATCCGGCCAAACTGGCTTTCAAGTAAGAAAAATTGAATATTCTATAGTTCATGTGGGAAAACAATCACCCTGATATTATGTGTGATGAGGTTAAAATATtcactttatttttttcttctagaACACCATGCAAGTTGCAGTACAGTCACCTGATGCCCAGCCTTCAGGTAGGAATAATACAGTGATCGATCTCTTTTTACCTTGACATAACTACGTACCATGTTTTGCTAATAATCCTTTACGCCTTTTTTTCCTCATGTTTTAACAGCATTTGAAAGGGAGATTCTTATACAAGTGAACACCATCCGGGAGACCCAGCTGCTAATCCTCATGCAGCTACAACAGCTCAGTAACACCAGGGTCAGTGGGGCAGCTCCTGACCCAAGAGAGTTTAGGCTCCCTCTCAAGACACCAGAAGACCTTAAACACCTTGAGCAAATCTTACAGacagaggaggagaagaagaagaacttggtGAGTTAAATGGTTGATTAATCAATTCAATCCTAAAAGTTAGTCCTGACTCTCACCCATGATTTATTCCCCCAATGGTGGAACAAGATATCAGCCACTAAAAGACTAAGGTCATTTCTCTCAACCTTCAAGAAGCTCATGAAGACTCTTTCTCTTTAACAAAACTTTAACAAACAAAACCCTGTTCATCTGCACTAACCTTGTTATGCCTGTGTACTCTATTTCCCCCCACACATTGTATGTTGCTGATTATATATGTCTtttgtaagttgctttggataaaagtgtctgcttaatgtaatgtaatattcatTGAATAACTGATGCATGTCTTGTTTCAGACTGTTCTCCTGGGAACGGTGGGGGGCATGTCACTTAAAGATACAATCTGGCGTATCCTGAAAAGAACAATTGACACCTCCTTGGCAAAACATACGAACTGGAGTGGGTCGAATCAAAAAGTAGCCTTTAAAGGCCTGCTTTTAAAAAATGTGATCGTGGGTGAGTCACTgtataaattatataaatatcAATATGCTAACCTATTTCAATTTTATTCTTGTTAGTAAACTGCTGGCATGTCTCATGTCTTAAATACAACATACACCACTTAATGAACATACAACTGATCCAGATGGTTGCAGTGACACAAGTGTTACACTGAGTATCATACTGTGTTACACTGAGTATCATACTATCCTCTTCTTGTGTTTTCCAGATGCAGTCCGCTCAAATACTCTAACCCAAGCCTCAACAGATAAGGAAATAGAGATCCTTATCATTAGATGGCTTCAACTTGCTGCGGACAGAGATGGTGGCAGAAGCCGGAGAgcaagatcacacacacacatcgtaaATTCATTAAAATGTAAATCCAAATTCATTTTCTGTCTTCTCATTGTTTCTATCTTAATAGTATTGTGTTGGACATTAATTGATAAATGTCTAAGTGTAAAAGG
Proteins encoded:
- the LOC132898984 gene encoding uncharacterized protein LOC132898984 — its product is MDNHIHSLKSNLRRKAVKSVFNLLQDIENADRIDDSQFGRMTNDYQNTMQVAVQMRSPDAQPTGPTDLPSGLRPVPTYNPVSSQPVSHQSSGQTGFQNTMQVAVQSPDAQPSAFEREILIQVNTIRETQLLILMQLQQLSNTRVSGAAPDPREFRLPLKTPEDLKHLEQILQTEEEKKKNLTVLLGTVGGMSLKDTIWRILKRTIDTSLAKHTNWSGSNQKVAFKGLLLKNVIVGPLAENTSVQEHPALDIQGEPVYQANILNSRQGEGQIEYLVD